One Roseomonas sp. OT10 DNA window includes the following coding sequences:
- a CDS encoding phosphatase PAP2 family protein, with amino-acid sequence MTLRGRLAGLAGQGGEVIRRERRSLLAILGVAVALYGFVELAGEVVEGDTLRLDRAILLALRDPADPSEPLGPRWFEETARDMTALGSHLILGGATLAAAGYLLLSRQRAAAWLVLLSVGGGMLLSSLLKSGFERPRPDLVPHAVAVYTASFPSGHAMLSAVTYLTLGALLMRVQRRRRLKVYILCLAVATTLLVGASRIYLGVHWPSDVLAGWCVGAAWALLCWQAARFFLPAVGAGWPVPRRAAGPATGEAVRAGGAAPPSGDAGAGQGVASSGRLG; translated from the coding sequence ATGACGCTGCGCGGGCGGCTGGCGGGGTTGGCCGGGCAGGGCGGCGAGGTGATCCGCCGCGAGCGGCGGAGCCTGCTCGCCATCCTCGGCGTGGCCGTCGCGCTCTATGGCTTCGTCGAGCTGGCGGGGGAGGTGGTGGAGGGGGACACGCTGCGGCTCGACCGCGCGATCCTCCTGGCGCTGCGCGATCCCGCCGACCCGTCCGAGCCGCTGGGCCCGCGCTGGTTCGAGGAGACGGCGCGGGACATGACGGCGCTGGGCAGTCACCTGATCCTGGGCGGCGCCACCCTGGCGGCGGCGGGGTATCTGCTGCTCTCGCGCCAGCGGGCGGCGGCGTGGCTGGTGCTGCTCTCGGTGGGGGGCGGCATGCTGCTGAGCAGCCTGCTGAAGTCGGGCTTCGAGCGGCCGCGCCCCGACCTCGTGCCGCATGCGGTCGCCGTCTACACGGCGAGCTTCCCCAGCGGCCATGCCATGCTCTCCGCCGTGACCTACCTCACCCTTGGGGCGCTGCTGATGCGGGTGCAGCGGCGACGGCGGCTCAAGGTCTATATCCTCTGCCTGGCGGTGGCGACGACCCTGCTGGTGGGCGCCAGCCGCATCTACCTGGGGGTCCACTGGCCCAGCGACGTGCTGGCCGGCTGGTGCGTCGGCGCGGCCTGGGCGCTGCTGTGCTGGCAGGCCGCGCGCTTCTTCCTGCCGGCGGTGGGGGCGGGGTGGCCGGTCCCCCGAAGGGCGGCGGGCCCCGCCACGGGCGAGGCGGTCCGGGCCGGGGGGGCGGCGCCGCCATCCGGGGACGCCGGGGCAGGGCAGGGGGTGGCTTCATCGGGCCGGCTGGGCTAG
- a CDS encoding acetyl-CoA carboxylase carboxyltransferase subunit alpha translates to MRHFLDFEKPIAELEGQIEELRRTTDAGGIDVAEEVGRLRDKAEKLLASTYAKLTPWQKTQVARHPERPKALAYIAGLIEEFTPLAGDRAFADDAAIVGGLGRFRGHGVVVLGTEKGTDTDSRVKHNFGMAKPEGYRKARRLMELAGRFGLPILSFVDTAGAFPGVEAEARGQAEAIARSIEAGLEAPVPFIATIIGEGGSGGAIALAAADRVLMLEHSIYSVISPEGGASILWRDAAQAPQAAEAFRLTAEDLRRLSLVDAVVDEPLGGAHRDPEATVAAVGEQVWQALQPLLALDGATLRARRREKFLEMGRHGVV, encoded by the coding sequence ATGCGCCACTTCCTGGATTTCGAGAAGCCGATCGCCGAGCTGGAGGGCCAGATCGAGGAGCTGCGCCGCACCACCGATGCGGGCGGCATCGACGTGGCCGAGGAGGTGGGGCGGCTGCGCGACAAAGCGGAGAAGCTGCTCGCCTCCACCTATGCCAAGCTGACCCCCTGGCAGAAGACCCAGGTGGCCCGCCATCCGGAGCGGCCCAAGGCGCTGGCCTATATCGCCGGGCTGATCGAGGAGTTCACCCCGCTGGCCGGGGACCGCGCCTTCGCCGACGACGCGGCGATCGTGGGCGGGCTGGGGCGCTTCCGCGGGCATGGCGTGGTGGTGCTGGGGACGGAGAAGGGCACCGACACGGACAGCCGGGTGAAGCACAATTTCGGCATGGCCAAGCCCGAGGGCTACCGCAAGGCGCGGCGGCTGATGGAGCTGGCCGGGCGCTTCGGCCTGCCCATCCTCTCCTTTGTCGACACCGCCGGTGCCTTCCCGGGCGTGGAGGCGGAGGCGCGCGGCCAGGCGGAGGCCATCGCCCGCTCCATCGAGGCGGGGCTGGAGGCGCCGGTCCCCTTCATCGCCACCATCATCGGCGAGGGCGGCTCCGGGGGCGCCATCGCGCTGGCGGCGGCCGACCGCGTGCTGATGCTGGAGCACTCCATCTACAGCGTGATCTCGCCCGAGGGCGGGGCTTCGATCCTCTGGCGCGATGCCGCCCAGGCACCCCAGGCGGCCGAAGCCTTCCGCCTGACCGCCGAGGATCTGCGCCGGCTCAGCCTGGTGGACGCCGTGGTGGACGAGCCGCTGGGGGGGGCGCACCGCGACCCGGAGGCGACGGTGGCCGCCGTGGGCGAGCAGGTCTGGCAGGCGCTGCAGCCGCTGCTGGCGCTGGACGGGGCGACGCTGCGGGCGCGGCGGCGGGAGAAGTTCCTGGAGATGGGGCGTCACGGGGTGGTGTGA
- a CDS encoding glycosyltransferase family 4 protein — MLERGFRLLPPGASPDAPDQHGFRAAGDEARDRKDWRAAAEAYGAHLRTQPDDAPIWIQLGHALKEQGLFPEAQAAYGRATELRPDDMDGHLQLGRTLRLAGQDAEAVEALRIALELQASPEAYRELVALGEADLAEDLMEAWGGDAAASITLYDVTDLLGYLKAHQTLSGIQRVQANVIEQVLALPVAQVGRHRFVVSTNLSMGPGLLALPSDALTRMIRYATGPVVEHARLRTLIETLESLAVPLTPKAGQTFLILGAFWGLRQVIENGRRLKGEGLRVGVYIYDLIPITHPEFCDWALAFHFGMALGDALLAFDFILTISEHVAVEVRSLLGRAGLSHIPVEAVTLAHVLKPVKARRRGRADAALDRWTPGIAALKNVPYVLTVSTIEARKNHAYLFRAWREMLAAGEQVPDLVFVGRPGWRVDDLMAQLRDTGHLDGRLHILHDLTDDELGTLYRNCLFTAFPSFVEGWGLPVGESLAYGAPCVASSTSSIPEVGGDLVDYIDPLNLREGLVTLRRMLFEPGYRERRRQDIAERFQPRGWEDVTRDLLAAVARLAQNIPASAAQALPTFPTGVVFLPGDLSPRLGHGLPDGYLTCPTRAILAGGWYDCEDFGVWMRGEEGRLAFRADVPEGEEAVIYVQVIGAPQASGHILTIDSTTTRRRKTASGKEQEVRQFPVWANTRTMVRLRAKVGAEGRVALHLTLDRSATSAGPDHRRFAVGLVGLAWAPAADAVSRQEIMEILLLDQAAA; from the coding sequence GTGCTGGAACGTGGATTTCGCCTCCTGCCCCCCGGCGCCTCGCCTGATGCGCCAGACCAGCACGGCTTCCGTGCCGCGGGGGACGAGGCACGGGACCGAAAGGACTGGCGGGCAGCCGCTGAGGCCTACGGCGCTCATCTGAGGACGCAACCGGATGATGCACCCATCTGGATTCAGCTCGGCCACGCGCTAAAGGAGCAAGGGTTGTTCCCGGAGGCCCAAGCCGCCTATGGCCGCGCCACCGAACTGCGACCTGACGACATGGACGGCCATCTCCAGCTGGGCCGCACACTGAGGCTGGCAGGTCAGGACGCCGAGGCGGTGGAGGCCTTGCGCATCGCGTTGGAGTTGCAGGCATCGCCGGAGGCATACCGGGAGCTGGTGGCGCTTGGCGAGGCCGACTTGGCCGAGGATCTGATGGAGGCCTGGGGCGGAGATGCAGCAGCGTCCATTACCCTCTACGACGTCACGGACCTTCTGGGATACCTGAAGGCGCACCAGACCCTGTCCGGCATCCAGCGGGTGCAGGCGAACGTCATTGAGCAGGTGCTGGCGCTGCCGGTGGCGCAGGTAGGGCGGCATCGCTTCGTCGTCAGCACCAACCTGAGCATGGGCCCTGGGCTTCTGGCGCTGCCTTCCGATGCTCTGACACGCATGATCCGCTATGCGACCGGGCCGGTGGTGGAACACGCGCGCCTGCGCACGCTGATCGAGACGCTTGAGTCTCTGGCCGTGCCCCTCACGCCCAAGGCCGGGCAGACATTCCTGATCCTGGGCGCCTTCTGGGGCCTGCGGCAGGTGATCGAGAACGGCCGCCGGCTGAAGGGCGAGGGGCTGCGGGTCGGCGTCTACATCTACGACCTGATCCCCATCACCCATCCGGAGTTCTGCGACTGGGCACTGGCCTTTCACTTCGGCATGGCGTTGGGCGACGCGTTGCTGGCCTTCGACTTCATCCTGACCATCAGCGAGCACGTGGCGGTCGAGGTGCGCTCGCTGTTGGGCAGGGCGGGGCTCTCGCATATCCCGGTCGAGGCGGTCACGCTCGCTCATGTTTTGAAGCCGGTGAAGGCGCGGCGGCGGGGACGGGCCGATGCGGCGCTGGACCGCTGGACGCCGGGCATCGCGGCGCTGAAGAACGTGCCCTACGTCCTCACCGTTTCCACCATCGAGGCCCGCAAGAACCACGCCTACCTGTTTCGCGCTTGGCGGGAGATGCTGGCGGCAGGCGAACAGGTGCCGGACCTCGTCTTCGTCGGACGCCCAGGCTGGCGAGTGGACGACCTGATGGCGCAACTGCGCGACACGGGCCACCTGGATGGAAGGCTGCACATCCTGCACGATCTGACCGACGATGAACTGGGAACACTCTACCGCAACTGCCTGTTCACCGCGTTCCCCTCCTTTGTCGAGGGATGGGGGCTGCCGGTAGGCGAAAGCCTGGCCTACGGCGCGCCCTGCGTCGCCTCCTCCACCTCCTCCATTCCCGAGGTCGGCGGCGACCTGGTGGACTACATCGATCCGCTGAACCTGCGGGAAGGCTTGGTCACCCTCCGGCGGATGCTGTTTGAGCCAGGCTATCGCGAGCGGCGGCGCCAGGACATCGCCGAGCGCTTCCAGCCGCGCGGCTGGGAGGATGTCACGCGGGACCTGCTGGCCGCCGTCGCACGCTTGGCGCAGAACATCCCGGCCTCCGCTGCGCAGGCCCTGCCCACCTTCCCCACGGGAGTCGTCTTCTTGCCGGGCGACCTCAGCCCGCGGCTGGGGCACGGCCTGCCCGATGGCTACCTGACCTGCCCCACCCGGGCCATCCTGGCCGGCGGCTGGTACGATTGCGAGGACTTCGGTGTCTGGATGCGGGGGGAGGAAGGGCGCCTCGCCTTCCGAGCGGATGTGCCGGAGGGCGAGGAGGCTGTCATTTACGTTCAGGTGATCGGCGCCCCGCAGGCCAGCGGTCATATCCTAACCATCGACTCGACAACGACACGTCGTCGCAAGACTGCATCCGGCAAGGAGCAGGAGGTGCGCCAGTTCCCGGTCTGGGCCAACACCCGAACGATGGTGCGACTGCGGGCAAAGGTGGGGGCGGAGGGGCGGGTCGCGCTTCATCTGACGCTCGACCGTTCAGCGACGTCCGCAGGCCCTGATCACCGGCGCTTCGCCGTCGGGCTGGTGGGGCTGGCCTGGGCACCGGCGGCGGATGCGGTGAGTCGCCAGGAGATCATGGAGATTCTGCTGCTGGACCAAGCCGCGGCGTAG
- a CDS encoding DUF4214 domain-containing protein — protein MNEEAAVMAQNNRAAPPIVILSFNRPDMLAQVLRSLKEQSGPVEEGRVHLFQDGQRSRFAQGDGLVEPGPEPECVTVFRAALPGGHVHLAPHNLGIALNFDRAERHVFETLGAEVAYFFEDDMVLSPHYLTALDMMADYALNEERVGYVAAYGYHKADLAEQSRRRREVVQMHHHWGFALTRRQWLRQREIVLGYLKLVAGVEYGKRPSQEIRRYFEELGFPHPATSQDAAKEIANNVLGTVRVMCFPVYGHYIGKEGTHFTQAIYERAGFGTTAVYPDPPDGFDFPSAARLSEIADKARRAHRAAFVSLSQNAKVPEPATPVRSPQDFPLSRADFLHAAYAGLLKRAPDPTGLRAYESALRTGTKTAAEIIDALSRSREFQQRRPAGGASQIAQPQSQPQTAASVPLNPAILETPRMSPAELSLLKRVFSAGAGRYLEFGMGGSTLAAVRAGFGSIVAVDSDPRWVSGVASHPEVAHAISAGRVRLLHGDIGPVGPWGMPAGEQDRARWPAYTQAGWAAATKPDLVFVDGRFRVACCLSVALACPDPVSAPRVLMHDMGEVRPHYAPVLEVFDIAERAETLFLLTLKAGLSQARVLNTFLGHQFDPR, from the coding sequence ATGAACGAGGAAGCCGCTGTCATGGCGCAAAACAATCGTGCCGCCCCCCCCATCGTCATCCTTTCCTTCAACCGGCCTGACATGCTTGCCCAGGTCCTGAGGAGCCTGAAGGAGCAGAGCGGGCCAGTGGAGGAGGGGCGGGTCCACCTCTTCCAGGATGGACAAAGGAGCCGCTTCGCCCAGGGGGATGGGTTGGTCGAGCCCGGGCCCGAGCCGGAGTGTGTGACAGTCTTCCGCGCTGCCTTGCCAGGAGGGCACGTGCACTTGGCGCCGCACAACCTTGGCATTGCCCTGAATTTCGACCGAGCAGAGAGGCATGTCTTCGAGACGCTCGGGGCTGAGGTGGCCTACTTCTTTGAAGACGACATGGTGCTGTCGCCGCACTATCTGACAGCGCTGGACATGATGGCCGACTACGCCCTGAACGAAGAGCGCGTCGGGTACGTGGCAGCCTACGGATACCACAAGGCCGACCTGGCGGAGCAGTCGCGCCGAAGACGCGAGGTGGTGCAGATGCATCACCACTGGGGCTTCGCGCTGACGCGACGGCAATGGTTGCGGCAGCGCGAGATCGTCCTGGGCTACCTGAAGCTCGTGGCCGGGGTCGAGTACGGCAAGCGGCCCTCCCAGGAAATCCGCCGGTATTTCGAGGAACTGGGCTTCCCGCACCCCGCCACTTCTCAGGACGCCGCGAAAGAGATCGCAAATAACGTCTTGGGTACTGTCCGAGTGATGTGCTTCCCGGTGTATGGCCACTACATCGGTAAGGAAGGGACCCACTTCACCCAGGCAATCTATGAAAGGGCTGGCTTCGGCACGACGGCCGTCTATCCGGACCCGCCCGACGGATTCGACTTTCCCTCCGCGGCGCGGCTCTCGGAGATCGCGGACAAGGCCCGCCGGGCGCACCGCGCTGCCTTTGTCAGCCTGTCGCAGAATGCCAAGGTTCCCGAGCCTGCGACCCCAGTTCGTTCCCCGCAGGATTTCCCCTTGTCCCGCGCGGACTTTCTCCACGCGGCCTATGCTGGATTGTTGAAGCGCGCCCCCGACCCAACCGGCCTCAGGGCCTATGAGAGTGCGCTGCGGACAGGCACAAAGACGGCAGCCGAGATCATCGATGCCCTGTCACGGAGCCGCGAGTTCCAGCAACGGCGGCCGGCTGGCGGGGCATCTCAGATCGCCCAGCCGCAGTCACAACCACAAACTGCCGCCTCGGTCCCGCTGAACCCCGCGATCCTCGAGACGCCGCGCATGAGCCCGGCCGAGCTGTCCCTGCTCAAGCGGGTTTTCTCCGCGGGAGCGGGTCGCTACCTCGAATTCGGCATGGGCGGCTCGACCCTGGCAGCGGTACGTGCCGGGTTTGGCAGCATCGTCGCCGTGGATTCCGACCCACGCTGGGTGTCCGGCGTGGCCAGCCATCCCGAGGTGGCGCATGCCATCTCGGCCGGACGGGTGAGGCTGCTGCATGGTGACATCGGGCCCGTCGGCCCCTGGGGCATGCCCGCCGGCGAGCAGGACAGGGCGCGCTGGCCTGCCTACACGCAAGCAGGCTGGGCGGCCGCGACCAAGCCCGATCTCGTCTTTGTGGACGGGCGCTTTCGCGTGGCATGCTGCCTGTCCGTGGCCCTTGCCTGTCCCGATCCCGTCTCCGCTCCGCGCGTCCTGATGCATGACATGGGCGAGGTGCGCCCGCACTATGCCCCGGTGCTGGAGGTCTTCGACATTGCGGAGCGGGCCGAGACGCTCTTCCTGCTCACGTTGAAGGCTGGGCTTTCCCAGGCACGGGTGCTGAACACCTTCCTGGGCCACCAGTTCGACCCGAGATAG
- a CDS encoding glycoside hydrolase family 55 protein, with the protein MLQRRSLLALLTSPIILPGTLQAQVTPAVGGIVPQGLVGDGMADDTAPLRRALATGQPVNLPPGRFRVSRGLELARGQILAGAGARVSSILVRPEFDRSSAAVFSMASGEPGAQLRDFGIAFAQPEGNDRSNLIPYPPAIRAVGAPRFRVDRLLIQRAIVGIDMRGNSGGAAINELEISALDTAIWIDGSLDSVRISRLHAWPFGLTPKQGEIYRDGQAYGILCGRCDDFHLDNSILFGLQRAVVFRRSPAGSPFGTLIGVTFDTQGGLVSEYASLRVQSCTFTTGLERAQWIVGKGGVIDVTGCNFLSSRDLSLPGIELSAGVAFNLATCSFNTAARDFVHLRTGGRVRLVANGLTFNKQSRGSYRNPLIQIQSGGRAALSNLVATDLAPGPGILLQAAPDAQVAVSNVVAPGWQNDLPGGR; encoded by the coding sequence ATGCTGCAGCGTCGGTCCCTTCTCGCACTGCTGACCAGCCCCATCATCCTTCCCGGGACCTTACAGGCACAGGTGACGCCCGCCGTTGGCGGGATCGTGCCGCAGGGACTCGTGGGCGATGGTATGGCTGACGATACGGCCCCCCTACGGCGGGCGCTGGCTACGGGCCAACCGGTGAACCTGCCGCCCGGCCGGTTTCGTGTGTCGCGCGGCCTCGAACTCGCACGGGGCCAGATCCTCGCTGGGGCTGGCGCCCGGGTCTCCTCCATCCTCGTCCGACCTGAGTTCGATCGTTCGAGCGCGGCGGTGTTCAGCATGGCGAGTGGCGAGCCAGGGGCGCAGTTGCGGGACTTCGGGATCGCCTTTGCCCAGCCGGAGGGCAACGACCGCTCGAACCTCATTCCCTACCCGCCGGCCATCCGGGCGGTCGGCGCGCCGCGCTTCCGCGTCGACCGGCTACTGATCCAGCGCGCCATCGTTGGTATCGACATGCGCGGCAATTCTGGCGGTGCGGCAATCAACGAACTGGAAATCAGCGCCCTGGACACGGCCATCTGGATCGACGGGTCGCTGGACAGCGTCAGGATCAGTCGCCTCCACGCTTGGCCCTTCGGGCTGACGCCGAAGCAGGGGGAAATCTACCGCGACGGCCAAGCCTACGGCATCCTGTGCGGTCGTTGCGACGACTTCCACCTGGACAACAGCATCCTTTTCGGCTTGCAGCGGGCGGTGGTCTTCAGGCGCAGCCCTGCGGGCAGCCCGTTCGGCACCCTGATCGGCGTGACCTTCGACACACAGGGCGGCCTAGTGTCCGAGTATGCCAGCTTGCGCGTGCAATCCTGCACCTTCACCACGGGGCTGGAACGGGCGCAGTGGATCGTGGGAAAGGGCGGCGTGATCGACGTGACAGGCTGCAACTTCCTGAGCAGCCGTGACCTGTCCTTGCCGGGCATCGAGCTGTCGGCGGGGGTCGCTTTCAACCTTGCCACCTGCAGCTTCAATACGGCGGCCCGGGACTTTGTGCATCTGCGCACCGGTGGGCGCGTCCGCCTCGTCGCCAACGGCCTGACCTTCAACAAGCAGAGTCGGGGGTCCTACCGGAACCCTCTGATCCAGATTCAGTCCGGCGGCCGGGCTGCACTCTCCAACCTTGTGGCCACGGATCTGGCACCAGGACCAGGCATACTCCTTCAGGCTGCGCCGGACGCGCAGGTGGCCGTGAGCAACGTTGTCGCACCCGGTTGGCAAAATGACCTGCCCGGTGGGCGCTGA
- a CDS encoding transglutaminase-like domain-containing protein: MAFVMGCTLTYRVQQPTPFVFNIEAQRFEGQVVEQETLTIEPDLPVERWTMPESGNRYLRVLAQPGELTVRYEAQVSLARTLEEPASIQEVPMAELPLAVLPHTYPSRYCQSDKLDRFARRTFGGLEPGYRRVNGICNWICDNVDYIRGSSDALTSAFDTVTQRAGVCRDFAHLGIALCRALGIPARYVSAYAFRLDPLDFHAVFEAFLQGPEGPGWYLFDPTRMSAPDGLVRIGIGRDAAEVAFASPFGEVEYDPPKVFIRKEGEMEDIITTQAVRSEAA, from the coding sequence ATGGCCTTCGTGATGGGGTGCACCCTCACCTACCGCGTCCAGCAGCCGACACCCTTCGTCTTCAACATCGAGGCGCAGCGCTTCGAGGGGCAGGTCGTCGAGCAGGAGACGCTGACGATCGAGCCCGACCTGCCGGTGGAACGCTGGACCATGCCGGAGAGCGGCAACCGCTACCTTCGCGTCCTGGCCCAGCCCGGGGAGCTCACCGTCCGCTACGAGGCCCAGGTCTCCCTGGCCCGCACCCTGGAGGAGCCGGCCAGCATCCAGGAGGTGCCGATGGCTGAGCTGCCCCTCGCCGTCCTGCCGCACACCTATCCCAGCCGCTACTGCCAGTCGGACAAGCTGGACCGCTTCGCCCGGCGGACCTTCGGGGGGCTGGAGCCCGGCTACCGGCGCGTCAACGGCATCTGCAACTGGATCTGCGACAACGTGGACTACATCCGCGGCTCCTCGGACGCGCTCACCTCCGCCTTCGACACGGTGACCCAGCGCGCCGGGGTGTGCCGCGACTTCGCGCATCTGGGCATCGCGCTCTGCCGCGCGCTGGGCATCCCCGCCCGCTATGTCAGCGCCTATGCCTTCCGGCTGGACCCGCTCGACTTCCACGCGGTGTTCGAGGCCTTCCTGCAGGGGCCGGAGGGGCCGGGCTGGTACCTCTTCGACCCCACCCGCATGTCCGCGCCGGATGGGCTGGTGCGGATCGGCATCGGGCGGGATGCGGCCGAGGTCGCCTTCGCCAGTCCCTTCGGCGAGGTGGAGTACGACCCGCCGAAGGTCTTCATTCGCAAGGAAGGCGAGATGGAGGACATCATCACCACGCAGGCGGTGCGGAGCGAGGCGGCCTGA
- a CDS encoding zinc-binding metallopeptidase family protein, whose amino-acid sequence MRLFKCQSCGQALYFENTRCESCGHRLGYLPDLATLSALEDADGAWQPLAQPSGPRLFCTNVEHGVCNWTVPADSGEAYCAACRHNHTIPDTTVTENLENWQKLEFAKHRLFYTLLRFCLPLQTRAESPTGLAFDFLSDPADGGKVMTGHDDGLITIRLKEADDAERERLRKELGEPYRTLLGHFRHEVGHYFWDRLVQDAGRLDECRAVFGDDSQDYAEALKTHYAQGAPADWQMNFVSNYASAHPWEDFAETWAHYLHIIDTLETAAAFGLSINPRIDKTGDMSADITFDPYKEKDFNRIIEAWLPLAFAVNSLNRSMGQPDLYPFVLSPVVIDKLRYIHELIRSSAVSDKAAPEPEDTAPPDAPDATLNAEPQGEIPAPA is encoded by the coding sequence ATGCGACTGTTCAAGTGCCAGAGCTGCGGTCAGGCGCTCTACTTCGAGAACACCCGGTGCGAGAGTTGCGGCCACCGGCTGGGCTACCTGCCTGACCTCGCCACCCTCTCGGCGCTGGAGGATGCGGACGGCGCCTGGCAACCCCTGGCGCAGCCATCCGGCCCGCGGCTGTTCTGCACCAACGTCGAGCACGGGGTCTGCAACTGGACCGTCCCCGCCGATTCCGGCGAGGCCTATTGCGCCGCCTGCCGGCACAACCACACGATTCCGGACACCACGGTCACCGAGAACCTGGAGAACTGGCAGAAGCTGGAATTCGCCAAGCACCGGCTGTTCTACACGCTGCTGCGCTTCTGCCTGCCGTTGCAGACCCGGGCGGAGAGTCCGACGGGCCTTGCCTTCGATTTCCTCAGCGATCCCGCCGACGGCGGCAAGGTGATGACCGGTCACGATGACGGGCTGATCACCATCCGGTTGAAGGAGGCGGACGATGCGGAGCGCGAGCGGCTGCGCAAGGAACTGGGCGAGCCCTACCGCACCCTGCTCGGCCACTTCCGGCACGAGGTCGGGCACTACTTCTGGGACAGGCTGGTGCAGGATGCCGGGCGGCTCGACGAATGCCGCGCGGTCTTCGGCGACGACAGCCAGGATTATGCCGAGGCCCTGAAGACCCACTACGCCCAGGGCGCTCCGGCGGACTGGCAGATGAACTTCGTCAGCAACTACGCCAGTGCCCATCCCTGGGAGGATTTCGCCGAGACCTGGGCGCACTACCTGCACATCATCGATACGCTGGAGACGGCGGCCGCCTTCGGCCTGTCCATCAACCCGCGCATCGACAAGACGGGCGACATGAGCGCCGACATCACCTTCGACCCCTATAAGGAGAAGGATTTCAACCGGATCATCGAAGCTTGGCTGCCGCTGGCCTTCGCGGTGAACAGCCTGAACCGCAGCATGGGCCAGCCGGACCTCTACCCCTTCGTGCTGTCGCCCGTGGTGATCGACAAGCTCCGCTACATCCATGAGCTCATCCGCTCCTCGGCCGTGTCGGACAAGGCCGCCCCGGAGCCGGAGGACACCGCGCCGCCCGATGCCCCGGATGCGACGCTGAACGCGGAGCCGCAGGGGGAAATCCCCGCGCCGGCCTGA
- a CDS encoding ABC transporter substrate-binding protein: MATRRSLLAAGGASLVASTLPWDLALAQAPGGTLRIGMTAAAVPVPNGQADQGGEGQRFIGYTVFDSLILWDLSRSDAPSRLVPGLATEWKVDPADPKRWLFTIREGVKYHDGSTFDAHAAQWNFEKLLDSAAPQFDPRQAAQGRSRIPSVAKATALDARTLEIRTSEVDALLPYGIAWITMSSPAQWEKVGKSWDAFLNAPSGTGPFRMTEFVQRERGVMVPNPDYWDPKRRPKLEKLILIPLPEANTRAAALRAGQVDFIEAPAPDVTASLKSAGFRIVTNEYPHNWVWHLSMLEGSPWRDIRVRKAANLALDRDGIAGMLDGQMLPGIGLLTPDNPWFGNPTFRAKHDPDGARKLLAEAGFGPRNPVKTKVIIPSSGSGMMQPLPMNEAIQENLREVGIQVEFEVMEWNAVINAWRAGAKDPSVRGATALNYSYFSQDPFTALIRHLQSGLVAPRGTNWGYYADPQMDGYFKQIQETFDPAAQDKIIAAAHQKIVDDALFLFVGHDLNARALSPKVKGFVQARNWFQDLTPITVG, translated from the coding sequence ATGGCCACCCGCCGCTCCCTCCTCGCCGCCGGGGGGGCCTCCCTGGTCGCCTCGACCCTGCCCTGGGACCTGGCCCTGGCCCAGGCGCCCGGCGGGACCCTGCGCATCGGCATGACGGCGGCTGCCGTGCCCGTGCCCAACGGGCAGGCGGACCAGGGCGGCGAGGGGCAGCGCTTCATCGGCTATACCGTCTTCGACAGCCTGATCCTGTGGGACCTGTCCCGGTCCGACGCGCCCTCCCGGCTGGTTCCGGGACTGGCCACCGAGTGGAAGGTGGACCCGGCCGATCCGAAGCGCTGGCTCTTCACCATCCGGGAGGGGGTGAAGTACCACGACGGCTCCACCTTCGACGCCCATGCGGCGCAGTGGAACTTCGAGAAGCTGCTGGACAGCGCCGCCCCGCAGTTCGACCCGCGACAGGCGGCGCAGGGGCGGTCCCGCATCCCCTCCGTGGCCAAGGCGACCGCCCTCGATGCCCGCACGCTGGAGATCCGCACCAGCGAGGTGGACGCGCTGCTGCCCTACGGCATCGCCTGGATCACCATGTCCTCCCCCGCGCAGTGGGAGAAGGTCGGCAAGTCCTGGGACGCCTTCCTCAACGCCCCCTCCGGCACCGGCCCCTTCCGCATGACGGAGTTCGTCCAGCGCGAGCGCGGCGTGATGGTGCCCAACCCCGACTACTGGGACCCGAAGCGTCGGCCGAAGCTGGAGAAGCTGATCCTGATCCCGCTGCCGGAGGCCAATACCCGTGCCGCCGCCCTGCGCGCCGGGCAGGTGGACTTCATTGAGGCCCCCGCCCCTGACGTCACCGCCAGCCTGAAATCGGCCGGCTTCCGCATCGTCACCAACGAGTACCCGCACAACTGGGTCTGGCACCTGTCCATGCTGGAGGGCTCGCCCTGGCGCGACATCCGGGTGCGCAAGGCGGCCAACCTCGCCCTGGACCGCGATGGCATCGCGGGGATGCTGGACGGCCAGATGCTGCCGGGCATCGGGCTGCTGACGCCCGACAACCCCTGGTTCGGCAACCCGACCTTCCGCGCGAAGCACGACCCGGACGGCGCCCGCAAGCTGCTGGCCGAGGCGGGCTTCGGCCCGCGCAATCCGGTGAAGACGAAGGTCATCATCCCCTCCTCCGGTTCCGGCATGATGCAGCCGCTGCCGATGAACGAGGCGATCCAGGAGAACCTGCGCGAGGTCGGCATCCAGGTCGAGTTCGAGGTGATGGAGTGGAACGCCGTCATCAACGCCTGGCGCGCCGGGGCCAAGGACCCGTCCGTGCGCGGGGCGACGGCGCTGAACTACTCCTATTTCAGCCAGGACCCCTTCACGGCGCTGATCCGCCACCTGCAATCCGGGCTGGTCGCGCCGCGGGGCACCAACTGGGGCTACTACGCCGACCCGCAGATGGACGGCTATTTCAAGCAGATCCAGGAGACCTTCGACCCCGCGGCCCAGGACAAGATCATCGCCGCCGCGCATCAGAAGATCGTGGACGATGCCCTGTTCCTGTTCGTCGGCCACGACCTGAACGCCCGCGCCCTGTCGCCCAAGGTCAAGGGCTTCGTCCAGGCGCGGAACTGGTTCCAGGACCTGACGCCGATCACCGTGGGCTGA